The region CATCATTATGCGTCTGCAGCGAACTGAAGATGATTAAGAAGAACGATACGATTAATTTACAATGCAGATTCACAATCCGATTCATCGGACACAACATCGACAATGAAACGGAACGCGTCCAAGGAGACGACGTCGGACGTTTACGACTCTTCGGCGACAACTTCCACGTCGGAACCCGGCGACGAATATCCCGAAGTTTATTCACGTAACGTTGCAATCGAACTGCCTGGACCACCGTTAGATTTACGCAACGATTGCAGGTCACAGAGTTGCCTTTGccaggtataaaaataacttAAAAAATCGCGtcgttaatttgaatttaaagaaTAAAGCATGTCGCTTCTTAACGAATATTTCGATTCCTTCCGCAAAACTGACGGTCTGGGAGAAAAAACGTATTGCGGTGTTCTTACAAAGAAGACAGAAGATAAAGAAATTACCAAAGTTTCATGATTTctcgtatttgttttttatttttatgaaactatCGCAGAACTGCCTGATGGGATACACGAGAGCGATTGCTTTTCAAGGAAACATGAGCAATTCCTGTGCCGTCAACGCGGCGCATCTATCATCTCTACCGCCTTTCTACGCTACATCTTGCCCAAGGTGGTTAatcttttttgaattttcttactCGACTTTGCATTTGacgcgaataaatttttacgaacaGTAATTTTGATATATTATTGGCTGAGTGCGAATAATGTGCAACaaaaaaacttgtacaatTAGCGCCGGAAACGAATTCGTTTACCGATCATCGAAAGAACCGTCACCGATGCGGTACATCGCTCCTCCGGTCCCTCGTTGCTGTCTTCCTCCCAGTCCGGGTCCATCAATGGCCAAAGATTCATCTGGGATTCGTTCCGACGGTAAATCCTCGAGCATGACCTCATTGCCGGTAAATTCGAGCCGGTGCGCCGGGTCCTTGGACCGAAGAAGACGTCGGCTCAGGAACAGAAACGAAAGAGATCAAAGAGCCAGGTCGCATAACGATCTGATATGCTGCGATAGGGAGAGACTTTATTGTTCTCATCAACAATTTCAATACGCGAGCAATCCGTATATGAACGGCTATAACAATAACACTGAGGTACAAATAATTGTAGAGTTGGACGTCAGTCTTTGTTGTGATTAATTTGAGatgcaatgaaaaattgtttcttaaatttaaataaaatcgtaAAACGAATAATCACGCGTTGGATGTTTTTATTAACAGGGGTGTAGGGAGGTTTGCTGTTGTTACTGTAGTTCCATTCGTtggaaaaccaagaatttatAACAAATGTTTATTTACACGTTGCATCGACCCTTCCTAATGCAGATGatcgatttttgtttcactATAAAATTATCTTTCACCTACAAATTCCAGATTTTCATGACCGACTATGATTTCTAGGAGCGTTTGAGAAAACTGGAGAACGAACGCGGCGCGTTACACATGGAGGTATCTGTGCTCTCTGAACAGGTCGATGCTCAGTCAAACAAAATACACGAACTGGAAAGCATATTgcaggagaaaaaagaatctcTGAGACAGATGGAAGAGGCTCTTCAACGGGTAACAATAAACAAAGCTACAGCTTATCGCGTTCGACGCAGCGAAATTACCCGgcagtaaaattttatctatTGTCCTCGCAATATCATATCTTACACTGTACTCGTGATTGACAATCTGCAGATGAATAAAATCGCGCGAATTTTGCAAGCTTGAATAATTTCTAATGCACggtactttattttattcaaggaAGTTATCTCGAGGAGCACGTTAGAAACTCAGAAACTGGAGCTGCTAAGTTCTATGTCCGAATTGAAGCTAAAACAGGCCAGTCTAGAACATGAGAATCGAAGTTTACGCAGTAATCCCATGTCAAACGTACGTTAATCATTGTATTGTTGATACTTCCAATCAATAAATGTGAGAAATGATACAATCCTTTTATGTTATGTTTTAGGGTGAGAGATTCAGTCGCCATGCAGGACAGTACAGCAGCTTACCTCGGCCGCCAACGTCATCAAAGAAGGGAGTCGCATTTGGTAAGGTCGTCGCAAATTCAAACTATGGCGCACAGTCTGTCCCCTTGACTGTTAAGGGAATCTCTGCTAGATGTCTGTCAGCCCCGATTCTAGGTTTTAATCTATTCAATCAGAATATAAGTATGCCTGCAGTGTTGCATGCTGCTATTATGATAAGAgcttaaatttaaaaacttgactAATCACGCGATTTTTGGAGGAGATTGCAAATCAAGTGCGTATTTAATCAAGGAAATAACAACGCGATTGAAACGTGTTAGCTCAGTAACAGCTAAAgctatttttcgaaataattgaCGTTCTTGTGCTTgcgtataattattgaaattttaaactcTCTCTCCTCAATTCTGAACTCCTAATatctgtttgaatatttttcagagtGCTTTTTCTTCATagtattttacaaaaatcacaAATTAGCATAAAATTAACACACGCACGGCGGTGAGAAATATCCGTCAAATGTAATGcttgtaatttgaattttcaaacgatttttcataGCTGAGGAGGAGAAGACAGTAATCGGCGAGGCTGCACCGCAACCTGAATATATTCCACCAAAACCATTAGCCGATCTTACGATGGAGGAAGTTGGGGATTGGCTATCGCGCCTAGGCCTCGAATGTTATGCAGCTGAATTGCGACGCTGGGGTGCTACAGGAGCAAAGCTATTGGAAATGCAACAGAATCAAATTGAGAAAGAGCTTGACATAAAGAACACGCTgcatcgaaaaaaattgttgtatgCTATCGAATCTGAACGACCGAATTCCGTTGGATTTTTCGGAGCTGAACAGGTAAAGAGATACGAAAATTAACAATCCCTTTCCTTTCCACAACatactaaaataaaaaacaataaacacgAATAATTTATGACTTACAGATGGACAGTGCAGCAGTTCTTCGATGGTTAGACGATATTGGATTACCGCAATACAAAGAAGCTTTTCAAAACGCTAAAATAGATGGTAGAGTTTTGCATCGATTAACCACAGAAGACTTGCTAAATTTAGGAGTAAACGCCCAGTTATGTGCTGCTAGCTTACGCCGAGGAATTCAGGTATCaggattcgtttttttttttcattttatttttactttttaacgGAACGAAGGGGACCGATCAATCTTTGGATTTTCAGGTCCTTAGGGAgctgaatttcaattttgacagcTTGGAGAGAAGGTCTATTAACGGAAATGGGGCTGACGGTAGGAACGTCACGTTATGGACGAATCACCGTGTCATGGAATGGCTAAGAGTCGTAGACCTTGCCGAATATGCGCCGAACATGCGCGGCTCCGGCGTTCACGGCGGATTGATGGTTCACGAGGGTCGTTTTACCTCTGAATTACTAGCTACTTTGCTCAGCATTCCTCCAGGAAAGACGCTACTCCGCCGGCATCTGACAACTCACTTCAACCAACTTTTAGGAAGAGAGGTCGTCCAGCACAAACGGGAGATTGAGAGTACCTTAGGATTCGTGCCCCTCACTCTGACTGCCAGATTAAAAGTAAGTAGTTCAACCATATGAATAAtcattttataaattgtttacCTCAATTGGACTGATTTCTGaagaaaacaatgaaaaatgattaaacaaATTAGTAAAACGTTTTTGTATCTGattattcattgaatttttcattatttatatttttccctttctcttcattatattttatgcGAAACGAGAAATTGGGACTCTACATTCACGATTACTATAAACAAgcgattatttcaattcgtaacTTACTTTCTTAATTAATGATTAAGGTACCAAAGAAATCCCAGTTCACGTTGAAgcgaaagaaaagtaaaaatgaagTGGATTATGGGAACCTAGTTTGTCCTCTGGAACCTTCACCACCAGGTACACCGTGTTCGCCTTCTTCAAGCCCTGGCAGTCCTAATCTGAGCTCACCCATTCTCTAACCAATCACAGATTTACTCGAGcaagaaactaaaaaaaaatcaaagaacaCTCGTAAGTCTAACTCTACTAATGCATACACGTAACCAATCATCCGTTCATATGATACGCAAAATTTAACGAACTGTGCGAACAATAATATTCCATTGTGCGTCCCATTTTATCTTCATGCTATATTTAACGTACATGTATTTCATAATAATCTTATACGTGGCATTTTAATATGAATCGTCGTTTTGCTTGCGATAAATTAACTAGTTCAATATTGTGTGTGATTTAATTTATCTTTGAATATTTCAGGTAGAGAAATTACGGAACACAAACGAGTAATTGGTTGCATATAGACATTGAGAGAGGGAATGAGTCTGTCTGTATGTTAATCATTTGAAATACTGccaaataaaattgtaaattaaacaaatatttttactgtaGCAGATTATTAACATGTTACCAATAATCAAGCAACAACTAGCTATTTTACTGACTGCTTTCTAATGAAATCAAttgataatgaaattttactttcaagtGTACTTGTTCTTGTACTGTATGCATACATTAAATTCCATAAAATGAGTATTCTTAGCCGTACACACatgcttttttttatgaattttcatctGGAACTTTTGAGCTATTAATCAGATTGTAAATTTCACAATGAATCAGTGAGTGTGACAATCGAAAATGATTTTCTCGCAATCgtagaaggtaaaaaaaaaaaagagaatagaATAATGACTAGTTATTGATTAAGTACCTTAGTAAGTTTTCCCATTTAATAATCAGCAGTACGTATTGTTAATTATGAAGCCTGTATTTTTAATACTaagatattatacacgtacgaTTATACAAAAACATGGCAGTAATCTGTATTTTCTAAGAATAAAAAGATTGCAAATGAATATaagaagtaaaaattaaacgaagatttgattgaaactTACGAAGCGCTACATCGATTGATTCAAATCAACCCGCTGTATTGTACACACATCGGAAATAGTAAAAATCGTCGGGAATCGGTCCTGTACTAGCTTGGCGTAAGATTTTAACCGTCTTCGCTGTCTGTAATAATTCATGCGTGTATTTATGAGTAAAACCTTCCTCGTTTTCGATCCCGATGATTGATTTTATGTTTTGACAGTGTACGCCACTCAAGCATCTGCTTCCCGTGTTGCCGGTACCCAGGTATGAAGCAACACTTCGTCATTTGTAAATTCTCAaactataatttattttaacttACCCATcaaaggataaaaaataccACAATATACCCCATGTACAATAGACCAGTTCTACTTTAGGACATACCTTAAAATCATGGCGGTGTGAGTTTCGGTCAAGATAGCGATAGCAGCTGCCGGCACATCTCTGGGATGAAGATTTTccgacaaatttttaattctctcGATTGCTTCGGTACAATTCTCAACCCCaatctgaaacaaaataatatattgtagtGCATGTTCCGTTAGTTATTATAAAAGTCTCAGAGCCTAATTCTAAACCTGATTGCTGAGCGCTAATAATATCTTCGCATCCTCGGGAGAAAGAGCGGGCTTGTAAGAGCCAGCTGCAGCTAACCAACCATATCTCGTTGTATGGCCGATGATCCGCCAAcgtttttttatgattttgttAATCTGagaataaagaacaagaaaGCAATGACATTATGAAAGAATATGAATTTGCAAGATATTTGAATACCAACCGTTtccagtaaaaaattttcctcgtaGAGTGGAAATAGGAGCGTTGTAGAATCCAAAGGACGATTTTGCGACGTAGAAACATTAGTCTCGGATTTGCAATTTCGATCGATTTCCGCGTTGATCAATTTTGGTAAACAGCTCTTCGGTTcagaattgaaatttcgtttaCTCGAGGAAATCGTTTTATTAACCAGCGTGGAACCCATTCTCCGCGCTGACGAGGATCGCGGCGAATAACAGTCTGGTTGTTCGTTTTATACGATAGATAATAGTGTTTCGCGCCTGGAACTCTCACCATTACTCAATCGATCGGACAATTCTGAACGTTGAGATAACGATAAAATTAGGTTGTTTAAACCTTCGGAAACCAGGATAACGTGCAAACACGTGAAGTAAAATTTCGATTGAACGCATTAGCAACATCACGATAGCGAATTAATATGTCTGGCAAATTACCATCGTTATTAAACATACTAGCCATTCAAAACGCTTGTGGAGTTTCCGGAAAATATATTCACAGTATGATTTCTAAAAACAAGTTCCAAATCCATTGGAGAATTGATTTCGCGTAGGCATTATTGATACGAGTCCAATATTAAAATGTCTTGCTTTCAAGGCATGCTACAGACACAACGTAGATAGCCATGGCTAATTTCTTGTCATCGACCATTTGAAAAACTATAGAATTTAGCAATTTGAAAAGACATGGTTACGTAGTCGCGCGATTTTTGTGTTCCCAGTAAATCATTTTCTCTAATTCGGAGGTgggaaaaagtaagaaaacGAGATAATTAAAGCAAGTGCTGCAATCTTCAACGGATAATTAATTTGACACCGCGGTGTATTATCCGCGTGAGGTTATTCAAAAAAGACAAGAGCAACGGTATTCCCGTTCgtaagaaaatcgaaaaatataatcaatccggagttaattatataaattaaacaaactaCCGAtgaagacagaaaaaaaaattaaattctatgggtttattattataagatGATTTCTTGCAGTTAGCGGTATAAATAAATGCAGATTCCATTCGACCTGCAAAAGGCAGAAAGGAATGACAAACAAATTCATTGTGAATTATGGTAGCAGAGCAGCTAGGATGCCCCCGCTGGTTTGCCAGGTCTCATGTCGCAGCCAGCTCTGAACCAGACAGCGTCCGAAGAGGCAACTTTAGCCGCAAGGGGATAcagattgataaaaaaacttGGGGAGGGCTCGTATGCCAAGGTATAATACATTCGCTGCGTATAAGCTGTTTTCGGACAGCGTATCGACTTATCGGTAAACTAATTTCCTCGCCGATATCAAAGTTCGGCAAACTTCTGCGATACATTATGTATACATGC is a window of Neodiprion fabricii isolate iyNeoFabr1 chromosome 6, iyNeoFabr1.1, whole genome shotgun sequence DNA encoding:
- the LOC124184240 gene encoding liprin-beta-1 isoform X1, which encodes MEDSWGGGLMGGGERQDLDPITEEEDRSYLKDSQSDSSDTTSTMKRNASKETTSDVYDSSATTSTSEPGDEYPEVYSRNVAIELPGPPLDLRNDCRSQSCLCQNCLMGYTRAIAFQGNMSNSCAVNAAHLSSLPPFYATSCPSAGNEFVYRSSKEPSPMRYIAPPVPRCCLPPSPGPSMAKDSSGIRSDGKSSSMTSLPVNSSRCAGSLDRRRRRLRNRNERDQRARSHNDLICCDRERLYCSHQQFQYASNPYMNGYNNNTEERLRKLENERGALHMEVSVLSEQVDAQSNKIHELESILQEKKESLRQMEEALQREVISRSTLETQKLELLSSMSELKLKQASLEHENRSLRSNPMSNGERFSRHAGQYSSLPRPPTSSKKGVAFGKVVANSNYGAQSVPLTVKGISARCLSAPILAEEEKTVIGEAAPQPEYIPPKPLADLTMEEVGDWLSRLGLECYAAELRRWGATGAKLLEMQQNQIEKELDIKNTLHRKKLLYAIESERPNSVGFFGAEQMDSAAVLRWLDDIGLPQYKEAFQNAKIDGRVLHRLTTEDLLNLGVNAQLCAASLRRGIQVLRELNFNFDSLERRSINGNGADGRNVTLWTNHRVMEWLRVVDLAEYAPNMRGSGVHGGLMVHEGRFTSELLATLLSIPPGKTLLRRHLTTHFNQLLGREVVQHKREIESTLGFVPLTLTARLKVPKKSQFTLKRKKSKNEVDYGNLVCPLEPSPPGTPCSPSSSPGSPNLSSPIL
- the LOC124184240 gene encoding liprin-beta-1 isoform X4 — translated: MEDSWGGGLMGGGERQDLDPITEEEDRSYLKDSQSDSSDTTSTMKRNASKETTSDVYDSSATTSTSEPGDEYPEVYSRNVAIELPGPPLDLRNDCRSQSCLCQNCLMGYTRAIAFQGNMSNSCAVNAAHLSSLPPFYATSCPSAGNEFVYRSSKEPSPMRYIAPPVPRCCLPPSPGPSMAKDSSGIRSDGKSSSMTSLPVNSSRCAGSLDRRRRRLRNRNERDQRARSHNDLICCDRERLYCSHQQFQYASNPYMNGYNNNTEERLRKLENERGALHMEVSVLSEQVDAQSNKIHELESILQEKKESLRQMEEALQREVISRSTLETQKLELLSSMSELKLKQASLEHENRSLRSNPMSNGERFSRHAGQYSSLPRPPTSSKKGVAFAEEEKTVIGEAAPQPEYIPPKPLADLTMEEVGDWLSRLGLECYAAELRRWGATGAKLLEMQQNQIEKELDIKNTLHRKKLLYAIESERPNSVGFFGAEQMDSAAVLRWLDDIGLPQYKEAFQNAKIDGRVLHRLTTEDLLNLGVNAQLCAASLRRGIQVLRELNFNFDSLERRSINGNGADGRNVTLWTNHRVMEWLRVVDLAEYAPNMRGSGVHGGLMVHEGRFTSELLATLLSIPPGKTLLRRHLTTHFNQLLGREVVQHKREIESTLGFVPLTLTARLKVPKKSQFTLKRKKSKNEVDYGNLVCPLEPSPPGTPCSPSSSPGSPNLSSPIL
- the LOC124184240 gene encoding liprin-beta-1 isoform X6, with the protein product MGYTRAIAFQGNMSNSCAVNAAHLSSLPPFYATSCPSAGNEFVYRSSKEPSPMRYIAPPVPRCCLPPSPGPSMAKDSSGIRSDGKSSSMTSLPVNSSRCAGSLDRRRRRLRNRNERDQRARSHNDLICCDRERLYCSHQQFQYASNPYMNGYNNNTEERLRKLENERGALHMEVSVLSEQVDAQSNKIHELESILQEKKESLRQMEEALQREVISRSTLETQKLELLSSMSELKLKQASLEHENRSLRSNPMSNGERFSRHAGQYSSLPRPPTSSKKGVAFGKVVANSNYGAQSVPLTVKGISARCLSAPILAEEEKTVIGEAAPQPEYIPPKPLADLTMEEVGDWLSRLGLECYAAELRRWGATGAKLLEMQQNQIEKELDIKNTLHRKKLLYAIESERPNSVGFFGAEQMDSAAVLRWLDDIGLPQYKEAFQNAKIDGRVLHRLTTEDLLNLGVNAQLCAASLRRGIQVLRELNFNFDSLERRSINGNGADGRNVTLWTNHRVMEWLRVVDLAEYAPNMRGSGVHGGLMVHEGRFTSELLATLLSIPPGKTLLRRHLTTHFNQLLGREVVQHKREIESTLGFVPLTLTARLKVPKKSQFTLKRKKSKNEVDYGNLVCPLEPSPPGTPCSPSSSPGSPNLSSPIL
- the LOC124184240 gene encoding liprin-beta-1 isoform X2 codes for the protein MEDSWGGGLMGGGERQDLDPITEEEDRSYLKDSQSDSSDTTSTMKRNASKETTSDVYDSSATTSTSEPGDEYPEVYSRNVAIELPGPPLDLRNDCRSQSCLCQNCLMGYTRAIAFQGNMSNSCAVNAAHLSSLPPFYATSCPSAGNEFVYRSSKEPSPMRYIAPPVPRCCLPPSPGPSMAKDSSGIRSDGKSSSMTSLPVNSSRCAGSLDRRRRRLRNRNERDQRARSHNDLICCDRERLYCSHQQFQYASNPYMNGYNNNTEERLRKLENERGALHMEVSVLSEQVDAQSNKIHELESILQEKKESLRQMEEALQREVISRSTLETQKLELLSSMSELKLKQASLEHENRSLRSNPMSNGERFSRHAGQYSSLPRPPTSSKKGVAFGKVVANSNYGAQSVPLTVKGISARCLSAPILAEEEKTVIGEAAPQPEYIPPKPLADLTMEEVGDWLSRLGLECYAAELRRWGATGAKLLEMQQNQIEKELDIKNTLHRKKLLYAIESERPNSVGFFGAEQMDSAAVLRWLDDIGLPQYKEAFQNAKIDGRVLHRLTTEDLLNLGVNAQLCAASLRRGIQVLRELNFNFDSLERRSINGNGADGRNVTLWTNHRVMEWLRVVDLAEYAPNMRGSGVHGGLMVHEGRFTSELLATLLSIPPGKTLLRRHLTTHFNQLLGREVVQHKREIESTLGFVPLTLTARLKVPKKSQFTLKRKKSKNEVDYGNLVCPLEPSPPGREITEHKRVIGCI
- the LOC124184240 gene encoding liprin-beta-1 isoform X3 translates to MGKGEESSAAGSEASETSFLVKTTEASKMLEAALLQMDGIISGACAEGSDSNSEWKDSVKEATKNLVSAIQNAPSLPQPPNLETVEVLLHWLQPNCLMGYTRAIAFQGNMSNSCAVNAAHLSSLPPFYATSCPSAGNEFVYRSSKEPSPMRYIAPPVPRCCLPPSPGPSMAKDSSGIRSDGKSSSMTSLPVNSSRCAGSLDRRRRRLRNRNERDQRARSHNDLICCDRERLYCSHQQFQYASNPYMNGYNNNTEERLRKLENERGALHMEVSVLSEQVDAQSNKIHELESILQEKKESLRQMEEALQREVISRSTLETQKLELLSSMSELKLKQASLEHENRSLRSNPMSNGERFSRHAGQYSSLPRPPTSSKKGVAFGKVVANSNYGAQSVPLTVKGISARCLSAPILAEEEKTVIGEAAPQPEYIPPKPLADLTMEEVGDWLSRLGLECYAAELRRWGATGAKLLEMQQNQIEKELDIKNTLHRKKLLYAIESERPNSVGFFGAEQMDSAAVLRWLDDIGLPQYKEAFQNAKIDGRVLHRLTTEDLLNLGVNAQLCAASLRRGIQVLRELNFNFDSLERRSINGNGADGRNVTLWTNHRVMEWLRVVDLAEYAPNMRGSGVHGGLMVHEGRFTSELLATLLSIPPGKTLLRRHLTTHFNQLLGREVVQHKREIESTLGFVPLTLTARLKVPKKSQFTLKRKKSKNEVDYGNLVCPLEPSPPGTPCSPSSSPGSPNLSSPIL
- the LOC124184240 gene encoding liprin-beta-1 isoform X5, yielding MEDSWGGGLMGGGERQDLDPITEEEDRSYLKDSQSDSSDTTSTMKRNASKETTSDVYDSSATTSTSEPGDEYPEVYSRNVAIELPGPPLDLRNDCRSQSCLCQNCLMGYTRAIAFQGNMSNSCAVNAAHLSSLPPFYATSCPSAGNEFVYRSSKEPSPMRYIAPPVPRCCLPPSPGPSMAKDSSGIRSDGKSSSMTSLPVNSSRCAGSLDRRRRRLRNRNERDQRARSHNDLICCDRERLYCSHQQFQYASNPYMNGYNNNTEERLRKLENERGALHMEVSVLSEQVDAQSNKIHELESILQEKKESLRQMEEALQREVISRSTLETQKLELLSSMSELKLKQASLEHENRSLRSNPMSNGERFSRHAGQYSSLPRPPTSSKKGVAFGKVVANSNYGAQSVPLTVKGISARCLSAPILAEEEKTVIGEAAPQPEYIPPKPLADLTMEEVGDWLSRLGLECYAAELRRWGATGAKLLEMQQNQIEKELDIKNTLHRKKLLYAIESERPNSVGFFGAEQMDSAAVLRWLDDIGLPQYKEAFQNAKIDGRVLHRLTTEDLLNLGVNAQLCAASLRRGIQVLRELNFNFDSLERRSINGNGADGRNVTLWTNHRVMEWLRVVDLAEYAPNMRGSGVHGGLMVHEGRFTSELLATLLSIPPGKTLLRRHLTTHFNQLLGREVVQHKREIESTLGFVPLTLTARLKVEKLRNTNE